The following are encoded together in the Phenylobacterium sp. NIBR 498073 genome:
- a CDS encoding DUF805 domain-containing protein, protein MFQPLRKYADFTGRARRMEFWLFWLLLIGIEIVFSILIGMVGGSMTALVDPSVGMAAMSGPAMGLWAVYGLIMLGLLIPSLAVSIRRLHDTNRSGWWILIGLIPFLGALVLIVFYLLDGTPGPNKYGPDPKGRVSAAA, encoded by the coding sequence ATGTTCCAACCGCTCCGCAAGTACGCGGATTTTACCGGCCGCGCGCGCCGGATGGAGTTCTGGCTTTTCTGGCTGCTGCTGATCGGGATCGAGATCGTGTTCTCGATCCTCATCGGGATGGTCGGCGGCTCGATGACGGCGCTCGTCGATCCCAGCGTCGGCATGGCGGCGATGAGCGGGCCGGCGATGGGCCTCTGGGCCGTTTACGGCCTCATCATGCTCGGGCTGCTGATCCCGAGCCTGGCGGTGTCGATCCGCCGGCTGCACGACACCAACCGCAGCGGCTGGTGGATCCTGATCGGACTGATCCCGTTCCTGGGCGCGCTGGTGCTGATCGTCTTCTATTTGCTGGACGGCACGCCGGGCCCCAACAAGTACGGCCCCGATCCGAAGGGACGGGTCTCGGCCGCCGCCTGA
- a CDS encoding amidohydrolase family protein translates to MRRVSAPTAAKILGAAIVLSMGASGQAAAQAQPATVIHAGALLDKPGQAPRGASTIIIRGGKIEAVRDGFVEPEAGAKVVDLRDQFVLPGLIDSHVHIFSDDDKVRARMQAANRDLEDEMVIGVDNARRTLEAGFTTIRDVGSDIRSVTALRDGINEGLLTGPTILAAGRPIAVTGGHGDGSNNLNRDLTEAAHREGDNVCNGVDDCRRAVRAQISQGADVIKFTATGGVLSNVAGGLGAQMFDDEMKAIVDTAHMFGRKVAAHAHGTDGMVGALNAGVDSIEHGTFGNAQTDALFKKTGAYFVPTMLAPKTALDQARAGARSKASLEKAEIAAKAAMDNHKRAIANGVKIAFGTDTGVSAHGDNGKEFALMVSVGMSPAEAIKAATVNAADLLGRSASIGTLEAGKDADIIAVAKSPLADVTQLERPTFVMHRGAVAWAGGQRAPFPPN, encoded by the coding sequence ATGCGTAGAGTCTCGGCGCCCACCGCCGCTAAAATTCTCGGCGCCGCCATTGTCCTGAGTATGGGCGCGAGCGGCCAGGCCGCCGCCCAGGCCCAGCCGGCCACCGTCATCCATGCCGGCGCGCTGCTCGACAAGCCGGGCCAGGCGCCGCGCGGCGCCTCCACGATCATCATCCGCGGCGGCAAGATCGAAGCCGTCCGCGACGGCTTCGTCGAACCGGAGGCCGGCGCCAAGGTCGTCGACCTGCGCGACCAGTTCGTGCTGCCGGGCCTGATCGACAGCCACGTCCACATCTTCAGCGACGACGACAAGGTCAGGGCGCGGATGCAGGCGGCCAACCGCGATCTCGAGGACGAGATGGTGATCGGCGTCGACAACGCCCGCCGCACCCTGGAGGCCGGCTTCACCACCATCCGCGACGTCGGCAGCGACATCCGCAGCGTCACCGCCCTGCGCGACGGGATCAACGAGGGCCTGCTGACCGGTCCGACGATCCTGGCCGCCGGCCGCCCGATCGCCGTCACCGGCGGCCACGGCGACGGCTCCAACAACCTCAACCGCGACCTGACCGAGGCCGCCCATCGCGAGGGCGACAACGTCTGCAACGGCGTCGATGACTGCCGCCGTGCAGTGCGCGCCCAGATCAGCCAGGGCGCGGACGTGATCAAGTTCACCGCCACCGGCGGGGTGCTGTCGAACGTCGCCGGCGGCCTGGGCGCCCAGATGTTCGACGACGAGATGAAGGCGATCGTCGACACGGCCCATATGTTCGGCCGCAAGGTCGCCGCCCACGCCCACGGCACGGACGGCATGGTCGGGGCGCTCAACGCCGGGGTCGACTCGATCGAGCATGGCACCTTCGGCAACGCCCAGACCGACGCGCTGTTCAAGAAGACCGGCGCCTATTTCGTGCCGACCATGCTGGCCCCGAAGACCGCCCTCGACCAGGCCCGCGCCGGCGCCCGCTCGAAGGCCTCGCTGGAAAAGGCCGAGATCGCGGCCAAGGCGGCGATGGACAACCACAAGCGGGCCATCGCCAACGGCGTGAAGATCGCCTTCGGCACCGACACCGGCGTCTCGGCGCACGGCGACAACGGCAAGGAGTTCGCCCTGATGGTCAGCGTCGGGATGAGCCCGGCCGAGGCGATCAAGGCCGCCACCGTCAACGCCGCCGACCTGCTGGGCCGCTCGGCCAGCATCGGCACCCTGGAAGCCGGCAAGGACGCGGACATCATCGCCGTGGCCAAGAGCCCGCTGGCCGACGTCACCCAACTGGAGCGCCCGACCTTCGTCATGCATCGCGGTGCGGTGGCCTGGGCGGGCGGCCAGCGCGCGCCGTTCCCGCCGAACTAG
- a CDS encoding VOC family protein, with translation MTQRLALTALVVRDYDEAIGFYVNQLGFDLTHDDDMGGGKRWVVVTPRGSQGGLLLAKAAGEVQAARVGDQTGGRVGFFLHTDDFAADHARMAAAGVRFLEAPRQEPYATVAVFEDLYGNRWDLLQPK, from the coding sequence ATGACCCAACGCCTGGCCCTCACCGCGCTCGTCGTCCGCGATTACGACGAGGCGATCGGCTTCTATGTGAACCAGCTCGGCTTCGACCTGACGCACGACGACGACATGGGCGGCGGCAAACGCTGGGTGGTCGTCACCCCGCGCGGCTCGCAGGGCGGGCTGCTGCTGGCCAAGGCGGCGGGCGAGGTCCAGGCTGCGCGGGTCGGCGACCAGACCGGCGGCCGGGTCGGCTTCTTCCTGCATACGGACGACTTCGCCGCCGACCACGCGCGGATGGCCGCGGCGGGCGTCAGGTTCTTGGAGGCGCCACGCCAGGAACCCTATGCGACCGTGGCGGTGTTCGAGGATCTCTATGGCAACCGATGGGATCTCTTACAGCCGAAGTGA
- a CDS encoding TauD/TfdA family dioxygenase produces the protein MSGLTIRKVAGALGAEISGVDLSADLPDAVIEEIRAAFVHHQVVFFRDQTLSPEAQLAFGRRFGPLNIHPYVAGMPGHPDVMEIVKEPGDKVNFGGGWHSDMSFLETPSIGSILYAVEIPEWGGDTLFASQAAAYEALSPGLKATLESLNAVHSAGREYSAQGHSAQKRASMKVVEAEGAVGEFVHPVVKVHPETGRKALYVNPAFTMRIDGWSKRESKPLLDFLFEHSRYEAFTCRFAWAAGSVAFWDNRSVWHFALNDYPGQRRHMRRVTVDAWPATAGKPALQHAEGVS, from the coding sequence ATGTCAGGCCTCACGATCCGCAAGGTGGCCGGCGCCCTGGGCGCCGAGATTTCCGGCGTCGACCTGTCCGCCGACCTGCCGGACGCCGTGATCGAGGAGATCCGCGCCGCCTTCGTCCATCACCAGGTGGTGTTCTTCCGCGACCAGACCCTGAGCCCGGAGGCCCAGCTGGCCTTCGGCCGCCGCTTCGGCCCGCTCAACATCCATCCCTATGTCGCCGGCATGCCCGGCCATCCCGACGTGATGGAGATCGTCAAGGAGCCGGGCGACAAGGTGAACTTCGGCGGCGGCTGGCACTCGGACATGAGCTTCCTGGAGACCCCGTCGATCGGTTCGATCCTCTATGCGGTCGAGATCCCGGAGTGGGGCGGCGACACCCTGTTCGCCAGCCAGGCCGCCGCCTACGAGGCGCTGTCGCCCGGCCTGAAGGCGACGCTGGAGAGCCTCAACGCCGTCCATTCCGCGGGCCGCGAATACTCCGCCCAGGGCCACTCGGCCCAGAAGCGGGCCTCGATGAAGGTGGTCGAGGCCGAGGGCGCGGTCGGCGAGTTCGTCCATCCGGTGGTCAAGGTCCACCCCGAGACCGGGCGCAAGGCGCTCTATGTGAACCCGGCCTTCACGATGCGCATCGACGGCTGGAGCAAGCGCGAGAGCAAGCCGCTGCTCGACTTCCTGTTCGAGCACTCCCGCTACGAGGCCTTCACCTGCCGCTTCGCCTGGGCGGCCGGCTCGGTCGCCTTCTGGGACAACCGCTCGGTCTGGCACTTCGCGCTCAACGACTATCCGGGACAGCGGCGGCATATGCGCCGCGTCACCGTCGACGCCTGGCCCGCCACGGCGGGCAAGCCCGCTCTCCAGCACGCGGAGGGCGTATCCTAG
- a CDS encoding SDR family NAD(P)-dependent oxidoreductase, whose amino-acid sequence MVTVNPNGTLKGRVALVTGASRGIGEAICARLAQEGAKVVASARTAESGESRLPGTLQDTVERIGKAGGEAAFIKADLAQASERERLVEEATALYGPVDILINNAAITYFIPVEEFPEKRFKLMMEVQVYAPFHLSQLVIPGMRDKGAGWIVNISSPAGIHPKQPYGPGRGGTVYGMCKAALERFSTGLASEVYADNIAVNVVSPGLVDTPGVAVHGLINEATKSRVQPIEYIAEAVYRLASGDPQTVTGRVDYAEPLLKELDVQPAALI is encoded by the coding sequence ATGGTCACCGTCAATCCGAACGGGACGTTGAAGGGCCGCGTCGCGCTGGTCACCGGCGCCAGCCGCGGCATCGGCGAGGCGATCTGCGCCCGCCTGGCGCAGGAAGGCGCCAAGGTCGTGGCCTCGGCCCGCACCGCCGAGAGCGGCGAGAGCCGCCTGCCCGGGACCCTGCAGGACACCGTCGAGCGCATCGGCAAGGCGGGTGGCGAAGCCGCCTTCATCAAGGCCGACCTGGCCCAGGCGTCCGAACGCGAACGCCTGGTCGAGGAAGCGACCGCCCTCTACGGCCCGGTCGACATCCTGATCAACAACGCCGCCATCACCTATTTCATCCCGGTCGAGGAGTTCCCGGAAAAGCGCTTCAAGCTGATGATGGAGGTGCAGGTCTACGCGCCGTTCCACCTGTCGCAGCTCGTCATTCCCGGCATGCGCGACAAGGGCGCCGGCTGGATCGTTAACATCTCCTCGCCGGCCGGGATCCATCCCAAGCAGCCTTACGGTCCAGGCCGGGGCGGCACCGTCTACGGGATGTGCAAGGCGGCGCTGGAGCGGTTCTCGACCGGCCTGGCGTCCGAGGTCTACGCCGACAACATCGCCGTCAACGTGGTCTCGCCGGGGCTGGTCGACACCCCCGGCGTCGCCGTCCACGGCCTGATCAACGAGGCCACCAAGAGCCGGGTGCAGCCGATCGAGTACATCGCCGAGGCGGTCTATCGCCTGGCCTCGGGCGACCCGCAGACGGTCACCGGCCGGGTCGACTACGCCGAGCCGCTGCTCAAGGAGCTGGATGTTCAGCCGGCCGCGCTGATCTGA
- a CDS encoding MOSC domain-containing protein: MLRLDHLLVGQVAPLGQTLSGIAKAPVAGPLRLTPTGFEGDAQADARVHGGPDKAVHHYPFEHYELWRAELGARPALAAPGGFGENLSTRGLDETQVAIGDVFRLGSAVIEVSQGRQPCWKLNLRLDVPDMAQKVQSTGRTGWYYRVLEPGLVAPGDRFELQDRRSPDWTIHRLWRTLYVDTLNREELAAMAALEHLPESWRKYARRRLETRRVEDWSARLGG, encoded by the coding sequence ATGCTTCGCCTCGATCACCTGCTCGTCGGCCAGGTCGCTCCGCTTGGGCAGACCCTCAGCGGCATCGCCAAGGCGCCGGTCGCCGGCCCGCTGCGCCTGACCCCCACCGGCTTTGAGGGCGACGCCCAGGCCGACGCCCGCGTCCATGGCGGCCCGGACAAGGCGGTCCACCACTATCCGTTCGAGCACTACGAGCTCTGGCGCGCCGAGCTTGGCGCGCGTCCGGCCCTGGCCGCGCCCGGCGGCTTCGGCGAGAACCTCTCGACCCGCGGCCTTGATGAGACCCAGGTCGCGATCGGCGACGTCTTCCGCCTGGGCTCGGCGGTGATCGAGGTGTCCCAGGGCCGCCAGCCCTGCTGGAAGCTCAACCTGCGCCTCGACGTCCCGGACATGGCTCAGAAGGTTCAGTCCACCGGCCGCACCGGCTGGTACTATCGCGTGCTCGAGCCTGGCCTGGTCGCGCCCGGCGACCGGTTCGAGCTTCAGGACCGGCGCTCGCCCGACTGGACGATCCACCGGCTGTGGCGGACGCTCTATGTCGACACCCTGAACCGTGAGGAACTGGCCGCCATGGCCGCCCTCGAGCACTTGCCCGAGAGCTGGCGCAAGTACGCGCGGCGGCGGCTAGAGACGCGCCGGGTCGAGGACTGGTCCGCCCGTCTGGGCGGCTAG
- a CDS encoding glutathione S-transferase N-terminal domain-containing protein, whose translation MIDVHYWPTPNGKKVTILLEELELPYKVAPVHIGRGDQFTDDFLKISPNNRMPAIVDHAPADGGPPLSVFESGAIMIYLAEKAGRFLPADVRGKYEVIQWVIWQMANQGPKFGERGHFSRVAPEHGDQSYAQRRFNDEVHRLYGVLNNRLYDRRYIAGDDYSIADMISFPWTASWELQGIDMGEFKYFKRWFDEMSARPAVQRGMAVVVDPGEDPASITPQEQERRRGLLYNQRARPAPAA comes from the coding sequence ATGATCGACGTCCACTATTGGCCGACGCCGAACGGCAAGAAGGTGACGATCCTGCTGGAGGAGCTGGAGCTGCCGTACAAGGTCGCGCCGGTGCACATCGGTCGCGGCGACCAGTTCACCGACGACTTCCTGAAGATCTCGCCGAACAACCGCATGCCGGCGATCGTCGACCACGCGCCGGCCGACGGCGGCCCGCCGCTGAGCGTCTTCGAGTCCGGCGCGATCATGATCTACCTGGCCGAGAAGGCCGGCCGCTTCCTGCCCGCCGACGTGCGCGGCAAGTACGAGGTCATCCAGTGGGTGATCTGGCAGATGGCCAATCAGGGTCCGAAGTTCGGCGAGCGCGGCCACTTCAGCCGCGTGGCCCCCGAGCACGGCGACCAGTCCTACGCCCAGCGGCGTTTCAACGACGAGGTCCACCGGCTGTACGGCGTACTGAACAACCGGCTCTACGACCGGCGCTACATCGCCGGCGACGACTATTCCATCGCCGACATGATCTCGTTCCCCTGGACCGCCAGCTGGGAGCTGCAGGGCATCGACATGGGTGAGTTCAAGTACTTCAAGCGCTGGTTCGACGAGATGAGCGCGCGCCCGGCCGTGCAGCGGGGCATGGCGGTGGTCGTCGACCCCGGCGAAGACCCGGCGTCGATCACCCCCCAGGAGCAGGAGCGGCGGCGCGGACTGCTCTACAACCAGCGCGCCCGGCCCGCGCCCGCCGCCTAG
- a CDS encoding response regulator produces the protein MKTCLVVDDSRVIRKVARRILEDIGFEIAEAADGLEALAWCRAAMPDAVLLDWNMPAMSGIEFLRILRQEPGGEQPTVVFCTVENSVERIREALDCGADEYIMKPFDGDIIAAKFAQVGLA, from the coding sequence TTGAAGACCTGTCTCGTCGTCGACGACAGCCGCGTGATCCGCAAGGTCGCGCGCCGCATCCTGGAGGACATCGGCTTCGAGATCGCCGAGGCCGCCGACGGGTTGGAGGCGCTCGCCTGGTGTCGCGCGGCCATGCCCGACGCAGTGCTGCTGGATTGGAACATGCCGGCCATGTCGGGCATCGAGTTCCTGCGCATCCTGCGCCAGGAGCCGGGCGGCGAGCAGCCGACCGTGGTCTTCTGCACCGTCGAAAACAGCGTCGAGCGGATCCGCGAGGCGCTCGACTGCGGGGCCGACGAGTACATCATGAAGCCGTTCGACGGCGACATCATCGCTGCGAAGTTCGCGCAGGTCGGGCTGGCATGA
- a CDS encoding protein-glutamate O-methyltransferase CheR yields MTLGDRELVAQLCAARAGVRVDPQKTYLIESRLAPLARREGFGSIGDMLALLRERREERLAWSIVEAMAQSESAFFRDREPFTLFRDEVLPSLARLRGAEPVRIWSAACASGQEVYSLAMIVEDERGRLPGLKVELFGTDIGERQLEKAQSGLYTQFEIQRGLPIRQLIRHFEPSDDMWRVSPRLRQMIRWRRVNLVADLSTAGRFDVIFCRYVLSTLVEPMKGRLLINLARALSPDGFLFLGEQESAAGLSDAFEPVAGRPGLYARNPAYRVAA; encoded by the coding sequence ATGACGCTGGGTGACCGCGAACTGGTGGCTCAGCTCTGCGCGGCGCGCGCGGGCGTGCGGGTCGATCCTCAAAAGACCTATCTGATCGAGAGCCGGCTGGCGCCGCTGGCCCGTCGCGAGGGCTTCGGCAGCATCGGCGACATGCTGGCCCTGCTGCGCGAGCGGCGCGAGGAAAGGCTGGCCTGGTCGATCGTCGAGGCCATGGCCCAGTCGGAAAGCGCCTTCTTCCGCGACCGCGAGCCGTTCACCTTGTTCCGCGACGAGGTGCTGCCGTCCCTGGCGCGGCTGCGCGGCGCCGAGCCGGTGCGCATCTGGTCGGCGGCCTGCGCCTCCGGCCAGGAGGTCTATTCGCTGGCGATGATCGTCGAGGACGAGCGCGGCCGCCTGCCGGGCCTTAAGGTCGAGCTGTTCGGCACCGACATCGGCGAGCGCCAGCTCGAAAAGGCTCAGAGCGGGCTCTACACCCAGTTCGAGATTCAGCGCGGTCTGCCGATCCGCCAGCTGATCCGCCATTTCGAACCGTCGGACGACATGTGGCGGGTGTCGCCGCGCCTGCGCCAGATGATCCGCTGGCGGCGGGTCAACCTGGTCGCCGACCTCAGCACGGCCGGCCGCTTCGACGTGATCTTCTGCCGCTATGTGCTCTCGACCCTGGTCGAGCCGATGAAGGGGCGGCTGCTCATCAACCTGGCGCGGGCCCTGAGCCCGGACGGCTTCCTGTTCCTGGGCGAGCAGGAATCGGCGGCGGGGCTGTCGGACGCTTTCGAGCCGGTCGCCGGTCGACCCGGCCTGTACGCCCGCAATCCAGCCTACCGCGTCGCCGCCTAG
- a CDS encoding entericidin A/B family lipoprotein — MRKFVILAVLAASLSVTACNTVSGAGKDVKAAGQAVTNTAEDAKK; from the coding sequence ATGCGTAAGTTCGTGATCCTCGCGGTTCTCGCCGCCAGTCTTTCCGTCACCGCCTGCAATACCGTGTCCGGGGCCGGCAAGGACGTGAAGGCCGCCGGACAGGCTGTGACCAATACCGCCGAAGACGCCAAGAAGTAG
- a CDS encoding sensor histidine kinase, which yields MDGTPWGSLSTIRVRLTAALAAALLPVLILGILQSAISFRREGVQLREDLAAASERSAATARARMEAADILLETLAPGSVGFNCAQRLAEVTHRIPGYHNLIRFDRRGRVACAAGDVPADMARASRPWFQSLSKGDSLVITRDPGANYATVPALLAAVPAHDPRVGFDGALVAVISLESLAPRTADRSLPQHSEVALTDGQGTYINATDKEAFPVLPSDWRAQALKQGSMVWYARDARGQRRVYSAAPLVGDELFVILSARSGGLFSWATLNPLTSIVFPILTFILALVAVSVVTERVVIRWIAYLQRIAALYARGRFSVRPVQADQAPPEIRDLAETLEDMADAIVGRDASLRESLAQKDDLMREIHHRVKNNLQVISSLLNMQQRALTDPAARAAMSDTRQRITALALIYRALYQGPDLKRVDLRTFLEELTAQLIAADISHGANVRTEIHVDDLVIDPDRLAPLALFAVEAVTNAQKHAFAGRGGTLRVNFIVRGDEAELEISDDGDAPPDALTTSGVGRTLMTAFGRQLRGRSEVVRNDQGGITARLIFPTPMDEQAGRRPAARGNQAAA from the coding sequence ATGGACGGCACGCCCTGGGGATCGCTTTCCACCATCCGGGTCCGCCTGACGGCGGCGCTGGCGGCCGCGCTCCTGCCCGTACTGATCCTCGGCATCCTGCAATCGGCGATCTCGTTCCGGCGTGAGGGCGTCCAGCTGCGCGAGGACCTGGCCGCGGCCTCGGAGCGCAGCGCCGCCACCGCCCGCGCGCGCATGGAGGCCGCCGACATCCTGCTGGAGACGCTGGCCCCCGGCTCGGTCGGCTTCAACTGCGCCCAGCGGCTGGCCGAGGTGACCCACCGCATTCCCGGCTACCACAACCTGATCCGCTTCGACCGGCGCGGCCGGGTGGCCTGCGCGGCCGGCGACGTGCCGGCCGACATGGCCCGGGCCAGCCGCCCCTGGTTCCAGAGCCTGTCCAAGGGCGACAGCCTGGTGATCACCCGCGACCCGGGCGCCAACTACGCCACCGTGCCGGCGCTGCTGGCGGCGGTGCCCGCGCACGATCCGCGGGTCGGCTTCGACGGCGCGCTGGTGGCGGTGATCTCGCTGGAGAGCCTGGCCCCGCGCACAGCCGACCGCTCGCTGCCGCAGCACTCCGAGGTCGCCCTGACCGACGGCCAGGGCACCTATATCAACGCCACCGACAAGGAGGCCTTCCCGGTCCTGCCCAGCGACTGGCGGGCCCAGGCCCTGAAACAGGGCTCGATGGTCTGGTACGCGCGCGACGCACGCGGCCAGCGACGGGTCTATTCGGCCGCGCCGCTGGTCGGCGACGAACTGTTCGTGATCCTGTCAGCGCGCTCGGGCGGGCTGTTCTCGTGGGCGACGCTGAACCCGCTGACCAGCATCGTCTTCCCGATCCTGACCTTCATCCTGGCGCTGGTGGCGGTGTCGGTGGTGACCGAGCGGGTGGTGATCCGCTGGATCGCCTATCTGCAGCGCATCGCCGCGCTCTACGCCCGCGGCCGGTTCAGCGTGCGGCCGGTGCAGGCCGACCAGGCCCCGCCGGAGATCCGCGACCTGGCCGAGACGCTGGAGGACATGGCCGACGCCATCGTCGGACGCGACGCGTCCTTGCGCGAATCCCTGGCGCAGAAGGACGACCTGATGCGCGAAATCCACCACCGGGTGAAGAACAACCTGCAGGTCATCTCCTCGCTGCTGAACATGCAGCAGCGGGCCCTGACCGACCCGGCGGCGCGGGCGGCGATGTCCGACACCCGCCAGCGGATCACCGCGCTGGCCCTGATCTACCGGGCGCTCTACCAGGGCCCCGATCTGAAGCGGGTCGACCTGCGGACCTTCCTTGAGGAGCTGACCGCCCAGCTGATCGCCGCCGACATCAGCCACGGCGCCAATGTGCGGACCGAGATCCACGTCGACGACCTGGTCATCGACCCCGACCGGCTGGCGCCGCTGGCGCTGTTCGCGGTCGAGGCGGTGACCAACGCCCAGAAGCACGCCTTCGCCGGGCGCGGCGGCACCCTGCGGGTCAACTTCATCGTCCGCGGCGACGAGGCCGAGCTGGAGATCAGCGACGACGGCGATGCGCCGCCCGACGCCCTGACCACTTCCGGCGTCGGCCGCACCCTGATGACCGCCTTCGGCCGTCAGCTGCGCGGCCGGTCCGAGGTCGTACGCAACGACCAGGGCGGCATCACCGCCCGCCTGATCTTCCCCACCCCGATGGACGAGCAGGCCGGTCGGCGCCCCGCCGCGCGAGGGAACCAGGCCGCGGCTTGA
- a CDS encoding sigma-70 family RNA polymerase sigma factor yields the protein MAEHSKARPTNTQADDDAFKRELVKLIPHLRAFARTLAGDPASADDLAQDAMMKAWDARSSFQMGTNMKAWTFMILRNQFYSEKRRSWRQSQLDQEAAERTLVAVDDPEAPVALDELRLSLAQLPAEQREALILVGAGGFAYEEAAEICGCAVGTVKSRVSRARKALHSILEDGSYERDGSAAGDAMSAILADAERLSTAR from the coding sequence ATGGCCGAGCACAGCAAGGCCCGGCCGACGAACACCCAGGCGGACGACGACGCGTTCAAGCGCGAGCTGGTCAAACTGATCCCCCACCTGCGCGCCTTCGCCCGGACCCTGGCCGGGGATCCGGCCAGCGCAGACGACCTGGCGCAGGACGCCATGATGAAGGCCTGGGACGCGCGCAGCAGTTTCCAGATGGGCACCAACATGAAGGCCTGGACCTTCATGATCCTGCGCAACCAGTTCTATTCCGAGAAGCGGCGCTCGTGGCGCCAGAGCCAGCTGGACCAGGAAGCCGCCGAGCGGACCCTGGTGGCGGTGGACGATCCCGAAGCGCCGGTGGCGCTGGACGAACTGCGGCTGTCCCTCGCCCAATTGCCGGCCGAGCAGCGCGAGGCGCTGATCCTGGTCGGGGCCGGCGGCTTCGCCTACGAGGAGGCCGCCGAGATCTGCGGCTGCGCCGTCGGCACGGTGAAGAGCCGGGTCAGCCGCGCGCGCAAGGCGCTGCACAGCATTCTCGAGGACGGGAGCTATGAGCGGGATGGAAGCGCAGCCGGCGACGCCATGAGCGCCATCCTGGCGGACGCGGAGCGGTTGAGCACCGCTCGCTGA
- a CDS encoding NepR family anti-sigma factor: MIEQRATEDRRRAPAALDEARLRQQAIGVRLRQMFDEVVSEPVPEEFLAILRQADKKSAENG; encoded by the coding sequence ATGATAGAACAGCGTGCCACAGAGGACCGTCGCCGAGCGCCTGCTGCGCTGGACGAAGCCCGCCTGCGCCAACAGGCCATTGGGGTGCGCCTGCGCCAGATGTTCGACGAGGTCGTCAGCGAACCTGTGCCCGAGGAATTCCTCGCCATTCTTCGACAAGCGGACAAGAAGTCAGCGGAGAACGGCTGA
- a CDS encoding response regulator, producing the protein MSLLARLAPHLPYVRRYARALTGDQTTGDHYVRVALEALAAGDRVLEANLTPRVALYHVFHAIWLTSGAQLEAPGEEGGDDASQRLMRIAPRSRQAFLLTALEGFTPSEAAQILGVEFGEVERLIAEAQAEIDAELATDVLIIEDEPVIAADIEALVTEIGHTVVDIAATRTEAVDAVARKTPGLVLADIQLADGSSGIDAVKDILARHDVPVIFITAFPERLLTGERPEPTFLITKPFQPETVKAAIGQALFFHPRNTRKAA; encoded by the coding sequence TTGAGTCTTCTTGCCCGACTGGCGCCGCACCTGCCGTATGTACGGCGCTATGCCCGCGCTTTGACTGGCGACCAGACGACTGGCGACCACTATGTTCGCGTCGCGCTGGAAGCGCTTGCGGCCGGCGATCGGGTGCTGGAGGCCAATCTGACGCCTCGGGTGGCGCTGTATCACGTGTTCCACGCGATCTGGCTGACCAGCGGCGCGCAGCTCGAGGCGCCGGGCGAGGAGGGCGGCGACGACGCCAGCCAGCGGCTGATGCGCATCGCCCCGCGCTCGCGCCAGGCGTTCCTGCTCACTGCGCTCGAAGGCTTCACCCCGTCCGAGGCCGCCCAGATCCTGGGCGTGGAGTTCGGCGAGGTCGAGCGGCTGATCGCCGAGGCCCAGGCCGAGATCGACGCCGAGCTGGCCACCGACGTGCTGATCATCGAGGACGAGCCGGTCATCGCCGCCGACATCGAGGCCCTCGTCACCGAGATCGGCCATACCGTGGTCGACATCGCTGCGACCCGCACCGAGGCGGTCGACGCCGTCGCCCGCAAGACCCCGGGCCTGGTGCTGGCCGACATCCAGCTGGCTGACGGCTCGTCGGGCATTGACGCGGTCAAGGACATCCTCGCCCGTCATGACGTGCCGGTGATCTTCATCACCGCCTTCCCCGAGCGCCTGCTGACTGGCGAGCGTCCGGAGCCGACCTTCCTGATCACCAAGCCGTTCCAGCCGGAGACCGTGAAGGCGGCCATCGGTCAGGCGCTGTTCTTCCATCCGCGCAACACCCGCAAGGCGGCCTAG
- a CDS encoding OmpA family protein, producing MGLGTKTWTIAALGAGLALAGCATTPAGGPRAKIETPVACEDLTVHIYFEPESAEVTDEGRAVLSQAATSAKACKVERVKVLGLADAVGAPAANLELSKQRVASVTRTLIATGLPAGEFDLAAAGQQGAVNQDGEARPLRRRADVTLVMTAP from the coding sequence ATGGGTCTGGGAACGAAGACGTGGACGATCGCGGCGCTGGGCGCCGGACTGGCCTTGGCCGGATGCGCCACCACACCGGCCGGCGGGCCGCGGGCCAAGATCGAGACCCCCGTCGCCTGCGAGGACCTGACCGTCCACATCTATTTCGAGCCGGAGAGCGCCGAGGTCACCGACGAGGGCCGCGCGGTGCTGTCGCAGGCTGCCACGTCGGCCAAGGCCTGCAAGGTCGAGCGGGTGAAGGTGCTGGGCCTGGCCGACGCGGTCGGCGCGCCGGCCGCCAATCTGGAGCTGTCCAAGCAGCGCGTGGCCTCGGTGACCCGGACGCTGATCGCCACCGGCCTGCCGGCCGGGGAATTCGACCTGGCCGCCGCCGGCCAGCAAGGCGCAGTGAACCAGGACGGCGAGGCCCGTCCGCTGCGCCGCCGCGCCGACGTCACCCTGGTGATGACCGCGCCCTAG